ATTCCCTAGGTTACTCATCTCACTTGCTATATTCTTTTTCACATTTCCTTttcatttcatacttttttagTCTGAGCTTTTTAAAGTGAAATAATGAAATACCATGCATAAATTGAACCTGTTTCCTTTATGACCCTTTTTTCTTTACAGGGCATCAGTTATGCTAAGCTTGCTAATCTGCCTCCTATTGTGGGTCTATGTGAGTATATGTATATCcttttttcaacttcttttataCCTGAATTTAAAGCATATACTCTTATATTGTTTGTAACTCACtactctttcttttgttggttttgCACATAAAGATTCCAGCTTTGTCCCTCCACTTGTGTATGCCGTTCTTGGGAGTTCTAGGGACCTAGCAGTAGGAACTGTTTCCATTGCTTCTCTTATACTAGGATCCATGCTTAGGCAAGAAGTGTCTCCAAGCAAAGACCCCCTCTTGTTTCTTCAACTAGCCTTTTCTTCAACCCTCTTTGCTGGTCTCTTCCAAgcttctttaattttattcgATTATATagattgctattttttttttcctgagtgatatatttttgaaaactatagTTTGGATATTGTGTTGACAACTTCTTTTGGTATCATGGATCATGAAGAGGCTAGGAGAAAGAATGTTGGTGGTAAAGtggttggatttttttactaggcttaatttcaagagtgtgtgtgtgtgtatttttgggTGTATTTCCAACTCGGTTAATATAGGATGGTTCTATGTTTCATtcgatgtgtgtgtgtgtgtggaaatTTGTGTACCCACATTTTATGAAGATTGTAATGTTGCCTTTCATTTGCTCTTAGTCTCTCACCTTTAGATAGACTACAAATTTGATTATCATTCAATCGGGTTATATGAATCACAATTTACTACAATTTTTAAGGCTTTGATCATTGAAGTATCCACTTGGTCTTGTCATTGCATAAATCAATTATATCATCTTTTTCCTCTAAGAAACTCCTTATTAGGTCTGTACTTCTAGTAAAGTAAATATTGATAggtaaaatttgttgttttattgaatatgaattGAGTATCAAAGAACCAtttaattttcctttctctaataGCAAGTTTGTAAGAtgctaattttgttttaattttttcccaagattaatttttgttggtttgtatATGTTGGGAACTTGTTTTTTACTTCTTCATGCAATTTGGGCAGGAATTTTTGATttagtaaggaaaaaaaagggaaaaaaattgtctatagccgcgtttttataAATGTGGCTATAGATAAAACCCATATAGGAGTCTGTAGCCCTGTTTCTAAACGCAACCCAAAGATGGTCTATAGCTGCATTTTagaaaacgcagctataggtccaCACTATAATCGTGTTTTAAACGTAGCCCAAAGcgggtctatagccgcgttttttacaAAACGTAGTTATAATTCTTAGCCTATAGGGGGTGGAAAAACGCAACTATAAGGAGTGAAAAAACACAGCTATAGGGGGACCTGTAGCCGCGTttaaaaaaacgcggctatagaccttGCAGGGGCTATTGTCGTGCAGTAAAAGTCGTATTTGTAAACGCGGCTATatcctatagctgcgtttttaggGTCTATAGCTGCGGTTTTGAAACGCAGCTAAATCccgcgttttttgtagtgttccctcgagaaaaaaatgaaaaatgtacTGCAAGCTGCAACTGTTCGAAGGTTCTAactgtttttttgtgttttatttttaaattagaagATTCTACCTAGTTTAGAATAGCAAATTTAGATTAATCAAATCtagatttttattataatcaaCAGATAATCTAATTactgtattttaaaaaattaaacttatgCAGCTTATTTTTCCTAACACCAGCAAAAATTAACATAACAACCTTATTTTGCATAACGCTACACTAGCAGCCAAAGTAACTCTATAATCCAGGtacaaaatcatattataaCATAACAACTGTATATGCAAACTGTTACAAGTAACTAGCTCTACTTCAAAACCTGTATATGCTATGGATAAGCAACTAAATGCAAACTTTTACAAGTAACTACAACAGATAAGATCCATACAAACGAAATGTTTTGTCGCTAGAGCTTTAGTTTTGCCGCTAATTACATTAGGTGACAAACAGTTTCATCGCCAAATGTTTGTCGTTAACTCGTTATGGTCCTGGCGATGAAAGGAGACAAAAACTTTCGtcaccaataataataataataataatcatcaaGTTTGAATTAGAAAAAGATGACTACCCCGACTTTACCCCATGAACCTGACGACCCTGAAAACATCCACCTACGGAATAACTCACATAAAAAGACTTATGCAGAGGCGATACAGGATGCAAATATGCTAGAAGCACGATATGGAGTGGGAGAAGAAGACTATGAAGCACTACCCAACCAAGAAGAGAACGTTGCGCAGCAGACACAAAGTGCAGAAACCCAACCTGAAACTGATGACGAACGACCAGATGAAACTTGGGAAATCCAACTCACCCCGAAATTGAAGAACCAGCTAGCAGGACCATGGAAAACGAGCGTTATCCTCAAGCTTATGGGACGGCCACTGGGATATCGGACACTCCAAACCAAGTAAGCCGGTATTTGGCGCCGCACAAGTACGACACACTTAATCGACCTTGGTTACGAATTTTTCATTATGCGTTTTGATGTGCTTAAAGATTGTCACCATGCTCTAATGGATGGACCATGGTTTGTGGAAGACCATTACCTGCATGTGCAGGCCTGGGAAGCGGATTTTCATTGGCAAACCGCCAAAATATCAACCACGGTGGTTTGGATCCGCCTAGAACAATTACCCATTGAATATTACCACCCAGAGTTTCTCAAACACGTGAGCAAAAAACTAGGGAAAATTTTGAAGGTTGATGCCATTACTAGCACTGCCATTCGTGGGAGATACGCTAGAGTGTGCGTCCAAATAAACATGGCCAACCTGCTGCCCAAACGTGTGAAAATAGGCTCTTTTTGGCAAGACATTGTTTATGAAAACCTCCCTATGCTTTGCTACAGATGCGGTAGACTTGGCCATCGGGAACCGCAGTGTACAGAAGGCTTGTCATCTCCAGCCACCATGTTACCTCATGAGAATGAACCATCCACCCCAACCGTTTCACCGATAAATTGTCCCAATGCGATCCGTGGTGGGGAGGCCAAGGATACCTGCCACTTAATCTTTTATACGCCTAGGGGTGCGGGGGGAGAACCAAGTTTTAGATTTGGTGGCACTCATAAGCTGGCCGAACGACTCACATAAATCAAGTAAGAGTCTGCTAAGATTTTTACAATCCCTGGCCGTGGCTCTCGTAAACAAGAAGATGTCATCAGCAAAAAATAGGTGTGAGAGGCAGACCCCAGTTCTGAAATTTATAGGGTGGATAAGTTTATCTCGGACAACCTCATTCAACTTGATGGACAATCTCTCCAAGCAAAGGATAAACAGGTATGGGGAGAGGGGATCACCCTGACAGATGCCCCGGTTGGGCACCACTTCCGGGAGAGGGGATCCATTCCAAAGAATATGGAAACGAGTAGAGGAGATCATATTCATGATGAGGGCAATGAGATTAGTAGGCACCTGAAAGAATTCAAGGGTTTCCTGGATAAAGGACCACTCGAGACGATCATATGCTTTTTCGAGATCCAGCTTAAGAGCCACGTATCTCGTCCGACCCCGTCAAGAAATAAGAGTTCGAATGACCTCTTGAACTATGATGATATTATCGCTCGTATGACGGCCCGGCACAAATCCTGCTTGACAAGGATTGATGGCTTCCGCCATGAAGGGTTTGAGTCGATGCATAATAATACGAGAAAGTCATTTGTAAAGGGTATTGCAGATACTAATAGGACGAAATTGCGTGATCAAATCGAGGTGGGCAACTTTCGGAATAAGGACCAAGTTTGTGATCCCACAGTTAGGAGG
This genomic stretch from Quercus lobata isolate SW786 chromosome 3, ValleyOak3.0 Primary Assembly, whole genome shotgun sequence harbors:
- the LOC115981760 gene encoding probable sulfate transporter 3.3, with protein sequence MYRHMSKGSWTFSYQDQGLQLFDCIAEALKGISYAKLANLPPIVGLYSSFVPPLVYAVLGSSRDLAVGTVSIASLILGSMLRQEVSPSKDPLLFLQLAFSSTLFAGLFQASLILFDYIDCYFFFPE